GCAGCCCTGGTCGGACAGCTGATCCAGGCGCAGGAGCAGGAGCGGCAGCGGGTGGCGCTCGATCTGCATGACGGCTCGGCGCAACTCGCCGCCGGCCTTAGCTATCGCCTGCAGGATCTCGCCGCCCGCATCGGCGAGACCCATGCCCTGAAACCGGAGATCGACCATCTCGCAGCCCTCGCACGCCATTCCGTCGCCGATCTTCGTGCCGCTATCGCCGATCTTCGCCCGCCCGAGCTCGACGATCTCGGCGTGGCGGCGGCGTTGCGCACCCGCCTCGATGCAATCGACGGCATGGAGGTGATCGCTGATCTCGATGCCTGCGCCGATCGCTGGCCGGCATCGACCGGGATCATCTTCTACCGTGTCGCGCAGGAGGCGATCACCAATGTAATCAAGCATGCCGAGGCGCGCTGGCTCATCGTTCGCCTTTTCCAAGACAGCGCCGGCCAAGCCCATCTCGAAGTGATCGACGATGGCAAAGGCATCGGCGAGGCGCGCCAGTCTCAAAATCAGGGGCGCGGAGCGCGGCTCGGCATCCTCGGCATGCGCGAGCGGCTGGCGCTGCTCGGCGGCCGCATCGAGATCGGCCCCGGAATTTCGGGCGGCACCTGTGTCCGTGCCTTCGCGCCCCTTCCGCAGGAGACGATATCGGCATGACCGCATCCATTCTCGTTGCCGACGATCATGACATCGCCCGCGCCGGCCTGATCGCCATGATCGGCGGCCAGGACGATTTCCATGTCGCCCTTGAAGCGCGCGACGGTATGGAAGCGGTCGAGACCTGCGCGGCCCAAAAGCCGGATCTGGCACTGCTCGACATCCGCATGCCGCGCATGGACGGCCTGGCGGCCACACGGGAGATCCGGCGCGTGTCGCCCGGCACACGCGTCATGATCATCACAATGCATGACAGCCTCGATTATCTCGAAGCCGCAATCGATGCCGGCGCCACCGGCTTTCTGCTGAAGGACGCCAGCCGGGACGATATTCTGCGCACGATCCGGCGTGTCCTTTCGGGTGACGCCTTCTTCGACGGCCCGCTCGTCGCAAGGCTGCTCCGGCGTGCCGCCACAAAGCCGCAAACCAACAGCAGTACCCTGGAGACGCTGACGGTGCGCGAGCGCGAAGTGCTGGCGAAGGTGGCCGAAGGCTTGACCAATAAGGAGATCGGCAGGGCGCTGAAGATCTCGCCCGGCACCGTGAAGATCCATGTCGAGCGCATCATCGGCAAACTCGGCGCCGGCGACCGGACTCAGGCGGCGGTCATGGCCGTGCGCGGCGGGCTCGTCGCAGCAATCAGGGAAGAGCAGCCATGACCGGCACTGTGACCGGGACTGCGGGCCGGCGGGCGCTGCGCTTCGCCGATCTTCCGCTGCGGGCGAAGGGCATCGTCATCGTCACGGTGCCGCTGGCGCTGCTGCTTGCCGCTCTCGCCTCGGTCTTCGTCGCCGACCGGCAGAGCCGGATCGCCGAAGATCAGGTGCGGGTGACACTGGAGATCCAGTCGGGCATTCAGGAGATCCATGCCTTGATCGCCGAGGCCGCGACGGCGATGCGGGGTTATCTCCTGACCGGCAGAACCGATTTTCTCGACCCCTTCAACCGGGCCGAGGACAGGCTGCCCGTGGTGCTCGACGAAGTCGGCCGGCGATTGCGAGATGAAGAGCAGAAGAGCCGCCTCAACCGCATCCGCGCCCTGGTCGACGCGAAAGTCGACCGTCTCCAACTCCTGAAACAGGCCGACATCCTGCGCGCCGGCGGGCGAGAGGATCTTGCGGCCAAGCTGATCGAGGGCAAGCAGGTCCTCGACGTGCTGAGACAGGAGATCGACGCGATGAATCGGCGTGAGGCAGATCTCCTTCATGCCAGGACGCAAGCCGCCGACCGGGTTCGCACCCTGTCCCGCAGCCTGATGATATCAGCCGGGTTCCTCGGCTTTGCCGGCGCGCTCGTCGCCGTTTTCCTGTTTTCGGCCAGCATCGTGCGCCGCGTGCATGCGCTGAAAGCTCAGGCGCATCGCCTGTCGCAGGGCGAGGTCGTGAGGGCGGCCGACCCCTTCCGCGATGAACTCGGCAGTCTCGAACAGGCGCTCGA
This sequence is a window from Rhizobium sp. CIAT894. Protein-coding genes within it:
- a CDS encoding response regulator transcription factor codes for the protein MTASILVADDHDIARAGLIAMIGGQDDFHVALEARDGMEAVETCAAQKPDLALLDIRMPRMDGLAATREIRRVSPGTRVMIITMHDSLDYLEAAIDAGATGFLLKDASRDDILRTIRRVLSGDAFFDGPLVARLLRRAATKPQTNSSTLETLTVREREVLAKVAEGLTNKEIGRALKISPGTVKIHVERIIGKLGAGDRTQAAVMAVRGGLVAAIREEQP
- a CDS encoding sensor histidine kinase, which translates into the protein MGLEHNSDTAHSPDVAEMRALYRAAEARAARLRFIIEARNLLDAQVFETAAPEVLSRLSDFAGASWAELVFPSLDGAAPVRLTIGKQTEKDGILFASEDGSGLSLTLIGPSRGRTVDTDDRQTLEVVAGQLADACSLERQAAEKQALLGNLERQRSELAALVGQLIQAQEQERQRVALDLHDGSAQLAAGLSYRLQDLAARIGETHALKPEIDHLAALARHSVADLRAAIADLRPPELDDLGVAAALRTRLDAIDGMEVIADLDACADRWPASTGIIFYRVAQEAITNVIKHAEARWLIVRLFQDSAGQAHLEVIDDGKGIGEARQSQNQGRGARLGILGMRERLALLGGRIEIGPGISGGTCVRAFAPLPQETISA